A single Vulpes vulpes isolate BD-2025 chromosome 16, VulVul3, whole genome shotgun sequence DNA region contains:
- the MSH6 gene encoding DNA mismatch repair protein Msh6 isoform X2 — translation MSRQSTLYSFFPKSPALSNANKASARASGEGGGAAAAGASPSPGGDAAWSEAEPGPGPLAGRASPPEARNINGGLRRAAAPAAPASSCDFSPGDLVWAKMEGYPWWPCLVYNHPFDGTFIREKGKSVRIHVQFFDDSPTRGWVSRRLLKPYTGSKSKEVQKGGHFYSSKPEILRAMQRADEALNKDKIERLELAVCDEPSEPEEEEEMEVGATHSSEKSEEDHEIESEEEVRPKVQGSRRSSRQIKKRRVISDSESDIGGSDVEFKPDAKEEGSSDEISSGVGDSDSEGLDSPVKVASKRKKMVTGNGSLKRKSSRKEMPPATKRSTGISSETKSALNAYSAPQNSESQAHIGGGCDDSSRPTIWYHETLEWLKEEKRRDLHRRRPDHPDFDASTLYVPEDFLNSCTPGMRKWWQIKSQNFDLIIFYKVGKFYELYHMDALTGVNELGLVFMKGNWAHSGFPEIAFGRYSDSLVQKGYKVARVEQTETPEMMEARCRKMAHISKYDRVVRREICRVITKGTQTYSVLEGDPSENYSKYLLSLKEKEEDSSGHTRVYGVCFVDTSLGKFFIGQFSDDRHCSRFRTLVAHYPPVQVLFEKGNLSTETKMILKGSLSSSLQEGLIPGSQFWDAAKTLRTLLEEEYFKEKLNEDSGVMLPQVLKGMTSESDSLGLTPGEKSELALSALGGCVFYLKKCLIDQELLSMANFEEYVPLDSDMVSATRPGAVFAKANQRMVLDAVTLSNLEIFMNGTNGSTEGTLLEKIDTCHTPFGKRLLKQWLCAPLCSPYAINDRLDAIEDLMVVPDKISDVADLLKKLPDLERLLSKIHNVGSPLKSQNHPDSRAIMYEETTYSKKKIIDFLSALEGFKVICKIIEIMEEVVDNFKSKILRQVITLQTKNPEGRFPDLTVELNRWDTAFDHEKARKTGLITPKAGFDSDYDQALADIRENEQSLLEYLEKQRSRIGCRTIVYWGIGRNRYQLEIPENFITRNLPEEYELKSTKKGCKRYWTKTIEKKLANLINAEERRDVSLKDCMRRLFYNFDKNYKDWQSAVECIAVLDVLLCLANYSQGSDGPMCRPVILLPEEGTPPFLDLRGSRHPCITKTFFGDDFIPNDILIGCEEEEEENGKAYCVLVTGPNMGGKSTLMRQAGLLAVMAQMGCYVPAEVCRLTPIDRVFTRLGASDRIMSGESTFFVELSETASILTHATAHSLVLVDELGRGTATFDGTAIANAVVKELAENIKCRTLFSTHYHSLVEDYSQNVAVRLGHMACMVENECEDPSQETITFLYKFIKGACPKSYGFNAARLANLPEEVIQKGHRKAREFEKMTQSLRLFREVCLASERSTVDAEAVPKLLTLIKEL, via the exons ATGTCGCGACAGAGCACGCTCTACAGCTTCTTCCCCAAGTCTCCAGCGCTGAGTAATGCCAACAAGGCCTCGGCCAGGGCCTCAGGTGAAGGCGGCGGCGCCGCTGCCGCCGGGGCCTCCCCTTCTCCCGGCGGGGATGCGGCCTGGAGCGAGGCCGAACCTGGGCCTGGGCCGCTGGCTGGCCGCGCGTCTCCGCCGGAGGCGAGGAACATCAACGGAGGGCTGCGGAGGGCTGCCGCGCCTGCGGCCCCCGCCAG TTCTTGTGACTTCTCACCAGGTGATTTGGTTTGGGCCAAGATGGAGGGTTATCCCTGGTGGCCTTGCCTGGTTTACAACCACCCTTTTGATGGAACATTCATCCGTGAGAAAGGGAAGTCTGTCCGAATTCATGTACAGTTTTTTGATGACAGCCCAACAAGGGGCTGGGTTAGCAGAAGGCTATTAAAGCCATACACAG GGTCAAAATCAAAGGAAGTACAAAAGGGAGGTCATTTTTACAGTTCAAAGCCTGAAATACTCAGAGCAATGCAACGTGCAGATGAAGCCTTGAATAAAGACAAGATTGAGAGGCTTGAATTGGCTGTGTGTGATGAGCCCTCAGaaccagaggaagaagaagagatggAG GTAGGTGCAACTCATTCATCAGAAAAGAGTGAAGAAGACCATGAAATTGAAAGTGAAGAAGAAGTAAGGCCTAAGGTCCAAGGATCTAGGCGAAGTAGCCGCCAAATAAAAAAACGAAGGGTCATATCAGACTCTGAGAGTGACATTGGTGGCTCTGATGTGGAATTTAAGCCAGATGCTAAGGAGGAAGGAAGCAGTGATGAAATAAGCAGTGGAGTAGGGGATAGTGACAGTGAAGGCCTAGACAGCCCGGTCAAAGTTGCTTCAAAGCGGAAGAAAATGGTGACTGGAAATGGCTCTCTCAAAAGGAAAAGTTCAAGGAAGGAAATGCCCCCGGCCACCAAACGATCAACTGGCATTTCATCGGAAACCAAGAGTGCTTTGAATGCTTACTCTGCCCCTCAAAATTCTGAATCTCAAGCCCACATTGGTGGGGGATGTGATGATAGTAGTCGCCCCACTATCTGGTATCATGAAACTTTAGAATGGcttaaggaggaaaagagaagagatctGCATAGGAGGCGACCTGATCACCCTGATTTTGATGCATCCACACTCTATGTGCCTGAGGATTTCCTTAATTCCTGTACTCCTGGGATGAGGAAGTGGTGGCAGATCAAGTCCCAGAACTTTGATCTGATTATATTTTATAAGGTGGGGAAGTTTTATGAGCTGTACCACATGGATGCTCTTACTGGAGTCAATGAACTAGGGCTGGTATTCATGAAAGGCAACTGGGCTCATTCTGGTTTCCCTGAAATTGCATTTGGACGATACTCTGATTCTCTGGTTCAGAAGGGCTATAAAGTAGCACGAGTGGAACAGACTGAGACCCCAGAAATGATGGAGGCACGATGCCGGAAGATGGCACATATATCTAAGTATGACAGAGTGGTGAGGAGGGAGATCTGTAGAGTCATTACCAAGGGTACACAGACCTACAGTGTATTGGAAGGTGACCCCTCTGAGAACTACAGTAAGTATCTTCTTAGCctcaaagaaaaagaggaggattCTTCTGGCCACACTCGGGTGTATGGAGTATGTTTTGTTGATACCTCACTGGGAAAGTTTTTCATAGGTCAGTTTTCAGACGATCGCCATTGTTCCAGGTTTAGGACTCTAGTGGCACACTATCCTCCAGTACAAGTCTTGTTTGAGAAAGGAAATCTCTCAACAGAAACTAAGATGATTCTGAAGGGTTCATTATCCTCCTCTCTTCAGGAAGGTCTCATACCAGGCTCCCAGTTTTGGGATGCAGCCAAAACTTTGAGAACTCTCCTTGAAGaagaatattttaaggaaaagttaAATGAGGACAGTGGGGTGATGTTACCCCAGGTGCTTAAAGGTATGACCTCAGAGTCTGATTCTCTTGGGCTGACACCAGGAGAGAAGAGTGAATTGGCCCTTTCTGCTCTAGGTGGTTGTGTCTTCTACCTCAAAAAATGCCTTATTGATCAAGAGCTCTTATCAATGGCTAATTTTGAAGAATACGTTCCCTTGGATTCTGACATGGTCAGTGCTACAAGACCTGGTGCTGTTTTTGCTAAAGCCAATCAACGAATGGTGCTAGATGCTGTGACATTAAGCAACTTGGAGATTTTCATGAATGGAACAAATGGTTCTACTGAAGGGACCCTGCTAGAGAAGATTGATACTTGCCACACTCCCTTTGGTAAGCGGCTTCTAAAGCAGTGGCTTTGTGCCCCACTCTGTAGCCCTTATGCTATCAACGATCGTCTAGATGCTATAGAAGACCTCATGGTTGTGCCTGACAAAATCTCTGATGTGGCGGACCTTTTAAAGAAGCTTCCAGACCTCGAGAGGCTGCTGAGTAAAATTCATAATGTTGGGTCTCCCTTGaagagccagaaccacccagatAGCAGAGCTATAATGTATGAAGAGACTACATACAgcaaaaaaaagattattgattttctttctgctCTAGAAGGATTCAAagtaatatgtaaaattatagaGATCATGGAAGAAGTCGTGGACAACTTTAAGTCTAAAATCCTTAGGCAGGTTATTACTCTGCAGACAAAAAATCCTGAGGGCCGTTTTCCTGATTTGACTGTAGAATTGAACCGATGGGATACAGCCTTTGATCATGAAAAGGCTCGAAAGACTGGACTAATTACTCCCAAAGCAGGATTTGACTCTGATTATGACCAAGCTCTTGCTGACATAagagaaaatgaacagagcctcctGGAATACTTGGAGAAACAGCGCAGTCGAATTGGCTGCAGGACCATTGTCTACTGGGGGATTGGTAGGAACCGTTATCAGTTGGAAATTCCAGAGAATTTCATCACTCGTAATTTGCCAGAAGAATATGAGTTGAAATCTACCAAGAAGGGCTGTAAACGATACTGGACCAAAACTATTGAAAAGAAGTTGGCTAATCTGATAAATGCTGAAGAACGGAGAGACGTATCATTGAAGGACTGTATGAGGCGACTATTTTATAACTTTGATAAAAATTACAAGGACTGGCAGTCTGCTGTTGAGTGCATTGCAGTATTAG ATGTCTTACTGTGCCTGGCTAACTACAGTCAAGGGAGTGATGGCCCTATGTGTCGTCCAGTAATTTTGTTGCCAGAAGAAGGCACTCCTCCCTTCTTAGACCTTAGAGGATCACGTCATCCCTGCATTACGAAGACTTTTTTTGGAGATGACTTTATACCCAATGACATTCTAATAGGctgtgaggaagaggaggaggaaaatggcAAAGCTTATTGTGTGCTTGTTACTGGACCTAACATGGGGGGCAAGTCTACACTCATGAGACAG GCTGGCCTATTAGCTGTAATGGCCCAGATGGGTTGTTATGTACCTGCTGAAGTGTGTAGGCTCACACCAATTGATAGAGTATTTACTAGACTTGGTGCCTCAGACAGAATAATGTCAG GCGAAAGTACATTTTTTGTTGAATTGAGTGAAACTGCCAGCATACTTACGCATGCAACCGCACATTCTCTGGTGCTTGTGGATGAATTAG ggaGAGGTACTGCAACATTTGATGGAACAGCAATAGCAAATGCAGTTGTTAAAGAACTTGCTGAGAACATAAAGTGTCGTACATTGTTTTCTACCCACTACCATTCGTTAGTAGAAGATTATTCTCAAAATGTTGCAGTGCGCCTGGGCCACATG gcATGCATGGTAGAAAATGAATGTGAGGATCCTAGCCAGGAGACTATTACCTTCCTCTATAAATTCATTAAGGGAGCTTGTCCTAAAAGCTATGGCTTTAATGCAGCAAGGCTTGCTAATCTTCCAGAGGAGGTTATTCAAAAGGGACATAGAAAAGCAAGAGAATTTGAGAAGATGACTCAATCACTACGATTATTTCG ggaAGTTTGCCTGGCTAGTGAAAGGTCGACTGTAGATGCTGAAGCTGTCCCTAAGTTGCTGACTTTGATTAAGGAATTATAG
- the MSH6 gene encoding DNA mismatch repair protein Msh6 isoform X3, with product MPTRPRPGPQVKAAAPLPPGPPLLPAGMRPGARPNLGLGRWLAARLRRRRGTSTEGCGGSCDFSPGDLVWAKMEGYPWWPCLVYNHPFDGTFIREKGKSVRIHVQFFDDSPTRGWVSRRLLKPYTGSKSKEVQKGGHFYSSKPEILRAMQRADEALNKDKIERLELAVCDEPSEPEEEEEMEVGATHSSEKSEEDHEIESEEEVRPKVQGSRRSSRQIKKRRVISDSESDIGGSDVEFKPDAKEEGSSDEISSGVGDSDSEGLDSPVKVASKRKKMVTGNGSLKRKSSRKEMPPATKRSTGISSETKSALNAYSAPQNSESQAHIGGGCDDSSRPTIWYHETLEWLKEEKRRDLHRRRPDHPDFDASTLYVPEDFLNSCTPGMRKWWQIKSQNFDLIIFYKVGKFYELYHMDALTGVNELGLVFMKGNWAHSGFPEIAFGRYSDSLVQKGYKVARVEQTETPEMMEARCRKMAHISKYDRVVRREICRVITKGTQTYSVLEGDPSENYSKYLLSLKEKEEDSSGHTRVYGVCFVDTSLGKFFIGQFSDDRHCSRFRTLVAHYPPVQVLFEKGNLSTETKMILKGSLSSSLQEGLIPGSQFWDAAKTLRTLLEEEYFKEKLNEDSGVMLPQVLKGMTSESDSLGLTPGEKSELALSALGGCVFYLKKCLIDQELLSMANFEEYVPLDSDMVSATRPGAVFAKANQRMVLDAVTLSNLEIFMNGTNGSTEGTLLEKIDTCHTPFGKRLLKQWLCAPLCSPYAINDRLDAIEDLMVVPDKISDVADLLKKLPDLERLLSKIHNVGSPLKSQNHPDSRAIMYEETTYSKKKIIDFLSALEGFKVICKIIEIMEEVVDNFKSKILRQVITLQTKNPEGRFPDLTVELNRWDTAFDHEKARKTGLITPKAGFDSDYDQALADIRENEQSLLEYLEKQRSRIGCRTIVYWGIGRNRYQLEIPENFITRNLPEEYELKSTKKGCKRYWTKTIEKKLANLINAEERRDVSLKDCMRRLFYNFDKNYKDWQSAVECIAVLDVLLCLANYSQGSDGPMCRPVILLPEEGTPPFLDLRGSRHPCITKTFFGDDFIPNDILIGCEEEEEENGKAYCVLVTGPNMGGKSTLMRQAGLLAVMAQMGCYVPAEVCRLTPIDRVFTRLGASDRIMSGESTFFVELSETASILTHATAHSLVLVDELGRGTATFDGTAIANAVVKELAENIKCRTLFSTHYHSLVEDYSQNVAVRLGHMACMVENECEDPSQETITFLYKFIKGACPKSYGFNAARLANLPEEVIQKGHRKAREFEKMTQSLRLFREVCLASERSTVDAEAVPKLLTLIKEL from the exons ATGCCAACAAGGCCTCGGCCAGGGCCTCAGGTGAAGGCGGCGGCGCCGCTGCCGCCGGGGCCTCCCCTTCTCCCGGCGGGGATGCGGCCTGGAGCGAGGCCGAACCTGGGCCTGGGCCGCTGGCTGGCCGCGCGTCTCCGCCGGAGGCGAGGAACATCAACGGAGGGCTGCGGAGG TTCTTGTGACTTCTCACCAGGTGATTTGGTTTGGGCCAAGATGGAGGGTTATCCCTGGTGGCCTTGCCTGGTTTACAACCACCCTTTTGATGGAACATTCATCCGTGAGAAAGGGAAGTCTGTCCGAATTCATGTACAGTTTTTTGATGACAGCCCAACAAGGGGCTGGGTTAGCAGAAGGCTATTAAAGCCATACACAG GGTCAAAATCAAAGGAAGTACAAAAGGGAGGTCATTTTTACAGTTCAAAGCCTGAAATACTCAGAGCAATGCAACGTGCAGATGAAGCCTTGAATAAAGACAAGATTGAGAGGCTTGAATTGGCTGTGTGTGATGAGCCCTCAGaaccagaggaagaagaagagatggAG GTAGGTGCAACTCATTCATCAGAAAAGAGTGAAGAAGACCATGAAATTGAAAGTGAAGAAGAAGTAAGGCCTAAGGTCCAAGGATCTAGGCGAAGTAGCCGCCAAATAAAAAAACGAAGGGTCATATCAGACTCTGAGAGTGACATTGGTGGCTCTGATGTGGAATTTAAGCCAGATGCTAAGGAGGAAGGAAGCAGTGATGAAATAAGCAGTGGAGTAGGGGATAGTGACAGTGAAGGCCTAGACAGCCCGGTCAAAGTTGCTTCAAAGCGGAAGAAAATGGTGACTGGAAATGGCTCTCTCAAAAGGAAAAGTTCAAGGAAGGAAATGCCCCCGGCCACCAAACGATCAACTGGCATTTCATCGGAAACCAAGAGTGCTTTGAATGCTTACTCTGCCCCTCAAAATTCTGAATCTCAAGCCCACATTGGTGGGGGATGTGATGATAGTAGTCGCCCCACTATCTGGTATCATGAAACTTTAGAATGGcttaaggaggaaaagagaagagatctGCATAGGAGGCGACCTGATCACCCTGATTTTGATGCATCCACACTCTATGTGCCTGAGGATTTCCTTAATTCCTGTACTCCTGGGATGAGGAAGTGGTGGCAGATCAAGTCCCAGAACTTTGATCTGATTATATTTTATAAGGTGGGGAAGTTTTATGAGCTGTACCACATGGATGCTCTTACTGGAGTCAATGAACTAGGGCTGGTATTCATGAAAGGCAACTGGGCTCATTCTGGTTTCCCTGAAATTGCATTTGGACGATACTCTGATTCTCTGGTTCAGAAGGGCTATAAAGTAGCACGAGTGGAACAGACTGAGACCCCAGAAATGATGGAGGCACGATGCCGGAAGATGGCACATATATCTAAGTATGACAGAGTGGTGAGGAGGGAGATCTGTAGAGTCATTACCAAGGGTACACAGACCTACAGTGTATTGGAAGGTGACCCCTCTGAGAACTACAGTAAGTATCTTCTTAGCctcaaagaaaaagaggaggattCTTCTGGCCACACTCGGGTGTATGGAGTATGTTTTGTTGATACCTCACTGGGAAAGTTTTTCATAGGTCAGTTTTCAGACGATCGCCATTGTTCCAGGTTTAGGACTCTAGTGGCACACTATCCTCCAGTACAAGTCTTGTTTGAGAAAGGAAATCTCTCAACAGAAACTAAGATGATTCTGAAGGGTTCATTATCCTCCTCTCTTCAGGAAGGTCTCATACCAGGCTCCCAGTTTTGGGATGCAGCCAAAACTTTGAGAACTCTCCTTGAAGaagaatattttaaggaaaagttaAATGAGGACAGTGGGGTGATGTTACCCCAGGTGCTTAAAGGTATGACCTCAGAGTCTGATTCTCTTGGGCTGACACCAGGAGAGAAGAGTGAATTGGCCCTTTCTGCTCTAGGTGGTTGTGTCTTCTACCTCAAAAAATGCCTTATTGATCAAGAGCTCTTATCAATGGCTAATTTTGAAGAATACGTTCCCTTGGATTCTGACATGGTCAGTGCTACAAGACCTGGTGCTGTTTTTGCTAAAGCCAATCAACGAATGGTGCTAGATGCTGTGACATTAAGCAACTTGGAGATTTTCATGAATGGAACAAATGGTTCTACTGAAGGGACCCTGCTAGAGAAGATTGATACTTGCCACACTCCCTTTGGTAAGCGGCTTCTAAAGCAGTGGCTTTGTGCCCCACTCTGTAGCCCTTATGCTATCAACGATCGTCTAGATGCTATAGAAGACCTCATGGTTGTGCCTGACAAAATCTCTGATGTGGCGGACCTTTTAAAGAAGCTTCCAGACCTCGAGAGGCTGCTGAGTAAAATTCATAATGTTGGGTCTCCCTTGaagagccagaaccacccagatAGCAGAGCTATAATGTATGAAGAGACTACATACAgcaaaaaaaagattattgattttctttctgctCTAGAAGGATTCAAagtaatatgtaaaattatagaGATCATGGAAGAAGTCGTGGACAACTTTAAGTCTAAAATCCTTAGGCAGGTTATTACTCTGCAGACAAAAAATCCTGAGGGCCGTTTTCCTGATTTGACTGTAGAATTGAACCGATGGGATACAGCCTTTGATCATGAAAAGGCTCGAAAGACTGGACTAATTACTCCCAAAGCAGGATTTGACTCTGATTATGACCAAGCTCTTGCTGACATAagagaaaatgaacagagcctcctGGAATACTTGGAGAAACAGCGCAGTCGAATTGGCTGCAGGACCATTGTCTACTGGGGGATTGGTAGGAACCGTTATCAGTTGGAAATTCCAGAGAATTTCATCACTCGTAATTTGCCAGAAGAATATGAGTTGAAATCTACCAAGAAGGGCTGTAAACGATACTGGACCAAAACTATTGAAAAGAAGTTGGCTAATCTGATAAATGCTGAAGAACGGAGAGACGTATCATTGAAGGACTGTATGAGGCGACTATTTTATAACTTTGATAAAAATTACAAGGACTGGCAGTCTGCTGTTGAGTGCATTGCAGTATTAG ATGTCTTACTGTGCCTGGCTAACTACAGTCAAGGGAGTGATGGCCCTATGTGTCGTCCAGTAATTTTGTTGCCAGAAGAAGGCACTCCTCCCTTCTTAGACCTTAGAGGATCACGTCATCCCTGCATTACGAAGACTTTTTTTGGAGATGACTTTATACCCAATGACATTCTAATAGGctgtgaggaagaggaggaggaaaatggcAAAGCTTATTGTGTGCTTGTTACTGGACCTAACATGGGGGGCAAGTCTACACTCATGAGACAG GCTGGCCTATTAGCTGTAATGGCCCAGATGGGTTGTTATGTACCTGCTGAAGTGTGTAGGCTCACACCAATTGATAGAGTATTTACTAGACTTGGTGCCTCAGACAGAATAATGTCAG GCGAAAGTACATTTTTTGTTGAATTGAGTGAAACTGCCAGCATACTTACGCATGCAACCGCACATTCTCTGGTGCTTGTGGATGAATTAG ggaGAGGTACTGCAACATTTGATGGAACAGCAATAGCAAATGCAGTTGTTAAAGAACTTGCTGAGAACATAAAGTGTCGTACATTGTTTTCTACCCACTACCATTCGTTAGTAGAAGATTATTCTCAAAATGTTGCAGTGCGCCTGGGCCACATG gcATGCATGGTAGAAAATGAATGTGAGGATCCTAGCCAGGAGACTATTACCTTCCTCTATAAATTCATTAAGGGAGCTTGTCCTAAAAGCTATGGCTTTAATGCAGCAAGGCTTGCTAATCTTCCAGAGGAGGTTATTCAAAAGGGACATAGAAAAGCAAGAGAATTTGAGAAGATGACTCAATCACTACGATTATTTCG ggaAGTTTGCCTGGCTAGTGAAAGGTCGACTGTAGATGCTGAAGCTGTCCCTAAGTTGCTGACTTTGATTAAGGAATTATAG